In Chryseobacterium shigense, the following proteins share a genomic window:
- a CDS encoding RsmE family RNA methyltransferase, with amino-acid sequence MKLFYGEIAGDKVIINDEEQQHIVKVLRMKDGENIYVTDGKGNLASGKLIIEGKKAGLEVSEIKKRLPDFSPKLHIAIAPTKNIDRIEFFVEKAVEMGISEISIIITEKTERKNINIDKIRKQAVAASKQSLRFHFPVINDAVKLTDFLKNIDPEHTFVAHCHENLQRTELKDIPLLEQVTFLIGPEGDFSEKEISFLADHKIKAVSLGNQRLRTETAGIFVAAWNYFNMMK; translated from the coding sequence ATGAAATTATTTTACGGAGAAATAGCAGGTGATAAGGTCATTATTAACGATGAAGAACAGCAGCATATTGTAAAGGTTCTTCGGATGAAAGATGGCGAAAATATTTATGTAACAGATGGCAAAGGGAATCTTGCTTCCGGAAAATTAATTATTGAAGGAAAGAAAGCAGGTCTGGAAGTCTCCGAAATCAAAAAAAGGCTGCCGGATTTCTCCCCGAAACTTCATATTGCCATTGCTCCGACAAAGAATATAGACAGGATTGAATTTTTTGTAGAAAAAGCGGTGGAAATGGGCATTTCCGAGATCAGCATCATTATCACGGAAAAGACGGAACGTAAAAATATTAATATTGACAAAATCAGGAAACAGGCTGTTGCCGCTTCCAAACAAAGTTTGAGGTTCCATTTCCCGGTTATCAATGATGCGGTAAAGCTTACGGATTTCTTAAAAAATATTGATCCTGAACATACATTTGTAGCTCATTGTCACGAAAACCTGCAAAGAACTGAGCTTAAAGATATTCCATTACTGGAACAGGTTACTTTTCTCATTGGTCCTGAAGGAGATTTTTCTGAAAAGGAAATTTCATTTTTAGCAGACCATAAAATCAAGGCTGTTTCACTTGGAAACCAAAGGCTGAGAACTGAAACGGCAGGCATATTTGTAGCTGCCTGGAATTATTTTAATATGATGAAATAG
- the tsaD gene encoding tRNA (adenosine(37)-N6)-threonylcarbamoyltransferase complex transferase subunit TsaD → MSDSIILGIESSCDDTSAAIIKGNCILSNIAANQAIHKEYGGVVPELASRAHQQNIIPVVEKSLTKANIQQNAISAIGFTRGPGLLGSLLVGTSFAKSLAMSLNVPLIEVNHLQAHILAHFIDDANPMPPQFPFLCLTVSGGHTMIVLVKDYFDMEIIGKTIDDAAGEAFDKIGKIFDLDYPAGPIIDRLAKEGNPDAFTFNKPKMEHYDYSFSGIKTSVLYFIQKEVKKNPDFIKENLNDLCASVQRTIIEILMTKLEKAAKELNIKEVAIAGGVSANSALRKAMEDNHKKLGWNIYIPKFEYTTDNAAMIAMVAQLKYERGEFTDLRTSATAKYDL, encoded by the coding sequence ATGAGCGACTCTATAATTTTAGGTATTGAATCGTCCTGCGACGACACCTCAGCAGCTATCATCAAGGGAAACTGTATTCTGTCCAACATTGCTGCGAATCAGGCCATCCACAAAGAATATGGTGGTGTGGTTCCTGAACTGGCATCGCGCGCCCATCAACAAAATATAATCCCCGTTGTTGAAAAATCTCTTACTAAAGCAAATATACAACAAAATGCTATTTCAGCTATAGGATTTACACGTGGCCCCGGACTTTTAGGATCTCTTCTTGTAGGAACGTCATTTGCCAAGTCCCTGGCAATGAGTTTAAATGTTCCTTTAATTGAAGTGAACCATCTCCAGGCCCATATTTTAGCCCATTTCATTGACGATGCAAATCCTATGCCGCCTCAATTCCCCTTCCTGTGTCTTACGGTAAGCGGAGGGCATACCATGATTGTACTGGTGAAGGATTATTTTGATATGGAAATTATCGGAAAAACAATTGATGATGCTGCAGGAGAAGCTTTTGACAAGATTGGAAAAATATTTGATCTCGACTACCCTGCCGGACCTATAATAGACCGGTTAGCGAAAGAGGGAAATCCTGATGCCTTTACTTTCAACAAACCTAAAATGGAGCATTACGATTATTCTTTCAGCGGGATCAAAACTTCTGTTCTTTATTTTATCCAGAAAGAGGTTAAAAAGAATCCTGATTTTATTAAGGAGAACTTAAATGACCTTTGTGCTTCGGTTCAAAGAACAATCATTGAAATTCTAATGACAAAACTTGAAAAAGCCGCGAAAGAATTAAATATAAAAGAAGTGGCCATTGCCGGAGGAGTTTCTGCCAATTCTGCATTGAGAAAAGCAATGGAGGATAATCATAAAAAATTAGGCTGGAATATTTACATTCCAAAATTTGAATATACTACAGATAATGCCGCGATGATTGCAATGGTTGCCCAGCTGAAATATGAAAGAGGAGAATTTACCGATCTAAGGACTTCCGCAACTGCAAAATATGACTTATGA